Proteins from a single region of Rhodospirillales bacterium:
- a CDS encoding polyprenyl synthetase family protein, which translates to MQSPVPLIPQLAGHVIAAGGKRLRPMLTLAASRLCGYQGSRHVGLATSVEFIHTATLLHDDVVDDSSLRRGRASANTVWGNKPSVLVGDFLFSRAFELMVEDGSLEVLAILSRASSVIAEGEVMQLITTNDIKTTEAAYLAVIRAKTAQLFAAACRIGAVVADRSHGDVEALDAYGMNLGIAFQLIDDALDYSAKQATLGKTVGDDFREGKMTLPVVFAVDRADETERAFWQRTIEDLEQDDADLDRAIALLNRCQALSDTVERARSYGLAAARALAPFPESLEKRALLDVVAFCIERAY; encoded by the coding sequence ATGCAAAGTCCCGTACCACTGATCCCGCAGTTGGCCGGCCACGTGATTGCCGCCGGCGGCAAACGGTTGCGGCCGATGCTGACGCTCGCGGCGTCACGGCTGTGCGGCTATCAGGGCTCGCGCCACGTTGGCCTCGCCACCAGCGTTGAATTCATCCATACCGCGACGTTGTTGCATGACGATGTCGTTGACGATTCGTCGCTCCGGCGTGGGCGGGCATCGGCAAATACCGTCTGGGGAAATAAGCCGAGCGTTCTGGTTGGCGATTTTTTGTTCAGCCGGGCGTTCGAGCTGATGGTCGAGGACGGTTCCCTCGAGGTTCTCGCGATTCTCTCCCGCGCGTCGTCGGTGATTGCCGAGGGAGAGGTGATGCAATTAATCACCACCAACGATATCAAGACGACGGAGGCGGCGTACCTCGCGGTGATCCGTGCGAAGACGGCGCAACTGTTTGCCGCGGCGTGTCGCATCGGCGCTGTCGTCGCCGACCGGTCGCACGGCGACGTCGAGGCCCTCGACGCCTACGGCATGAATCTTGGCATTGCCTTTCAGCTCATCGACGACGCGCTGGACTACTCGGCGAAGCAGGCGACTCTGGGCAAAACCGTTGGTGACGATTTCCGCGAGGGCAAAATGACGCTGCCGGTCGTGTTTGCCGTCGATCGCGCCGACGAGACGGAACGCGCGTTCTGGCAGCGCACGATCGAGGACCTTGAACAGGACGATGCCGATCTTGATCGCGCTATCGCCCTGTTGAATCGCTGCCAGGCCCTTAGCGATACGGTCGAACGGGCCCGCAGCTATGGACTTGCCGCTGCGCGCGCGTTGGCCCCGTTTCCGGAATCGCTGGAAAAGCGGGCCCTCCTCGACGTCGTCGCCTTCTGCATCGAGCGCGCCTACTAG
- a CDS encoding S49 family peptidase, translated as MRLRHLLSWLPFERFRNPPPVIAVVPLHGVIGRVGALRQGLSLGTLSPTLERAFTIKDAKAVALVVNSPGGSPVQSALIARRIRALAEEHDRPVFAFAEDVAASGGYWLLAAGDEIWADESSIVGSIGVISAGFGFTEALGRLGIERRVHTAGVHKGALDPFRPEQAEEVAHLRRIQADVHESFRQHVRTRRGDRLKGEESELFSGRYWAGRQALDLGLIDGLGDVRTIMREKFGAKVRLRVIGQTRRWWRRSRLPGIGAEQRPGFADLLDRTFAWVEERLMWNQFGL; from the coding sequence ATGCGCCTGCGCCACCTGCTCTCCTGGCTTCCGTTCGAGCGATTTCGCAATCCGCCGCCGGTGATCGCCGTGGTGCCGCTGCACGGCGTCATCGGCCGGGTGGGCGCGCTGCGCCAGGGACTTTCGTTAGGCACCCTCTCGCCCACGCTCGAGCGTGCATTCACAATAAAGGACGCGAAAGCGGTTGCCCTCGTGGTCAATTCGCCAGGCGGCTCGCCGGTGCAATCGGCACTGATCGCCCGGCGCATCCGCGCGCTGGCCGAGGAACACGACCGGCCGGTCTTTGCCTTTGCCGAGGACGTCGCCGCTTCGGGCGGGTACTGGCTGCTTGCCGCTGGCGACGAGATCTGGGCGGACGAAAGTTCGATCGTAGGCTCGATTGGCGTAATTTCCGCGGGTTTTGGCTTTACCGAGGCTCTCGGCCGTCTCGGTATCGAGCGCCGTGTGCACACCGCCGGTGTCCATAAAGGTGCACTCGATCCCTTCCGGCCTGAACAAGCCGAGGAAGTCGCCCACCTTCGGCGGATTCAGGCCGACGTGCACGAATCGTTTCGCCAGCACGTCCGCACCCGGCGCGGCGACAGGCTCAAGGGCGAGGAGTCGGAACTGTTCTCCGGCCGCTACTGGGCTGGCCGCCAGGCACTCGACCTTGGCCTAATCGACGGACTGGGCGACGTGCGGACAATCATGCGCGAGAAGTTTGGCGCGAAAGTGCGGTTGCGTGTGATTGGTCAGACCCGCCGCTGGTGGCGCCGCTCGCGATTGCCGGGAATCGGCGCCGAGCAGCGCCCTGGTTTCGCCGACTTGCTCGACCGGACGTTTGCCTGGGTTGAAGAACGGCTGATGTGGAACCAGTTCGGGCTGTGA
- a CDS encoding DUF2007 domain-containing protein, which produces MIELTRSEDAVFVSWLEARLSELGIRAHILDGFTCGAYGGALSAVQRRIMVDDADAARARQVLDAARGVADDV; this is translated from the coding sequence ATGATCGAACTCACGCGTAGCGAGGACGCCGTTTTCGTCTCCTGGCTTGAAGCGCGCCTGAGCGAACTCGGGATCCGGGCGCATATCCTCGACGGGTTCACCTGCGGCGCCTATGGCGGTGCGCTTTCGGCAGTGCAGCGGCGAATAATGGTCGACGATGCCGACGCAGCCCGGGCACGGCAGGTGCTCGACGCGGCGCGGGGCGTCGCCGACGATGTCTGA
- a CDS encoding methyltransferase, which yields MSEGATDDRLLNGRVHLRQPSEGFRATTDSVLLAAAVPARSNETVLDVGAGTGAASLCLAVRVDGVQVTGIEMDRTLVRLAADNAEATGVAARTRFYLGDIANPPVRLSPASFDHVMANPPYVEQGTGQAPRDPSRAQAMVESGVRLSGWIDFCLRMVRTAGTVTLIQRADRLADVLAGLNGRLGALVIQPLWPGAGKAAKRVIVSGQKGSGAPLTLLPGLILHQAGGAYTDQIDAILRDAAPLDLAG from the coding sequence ATGTCTGAGGGGGCAACCGACGATCGGCTGCTGAATGGCCGTGTGCACCTGCGCCAGCCGTCGGAAGGGTTCCGCGCAACCACGGATTCGGTCTTGCTCGCCGCCGCCGTTCCGGCGCGATCGAATGAAACGGTGCTTGATGTCGGCGCCGGTACCGGTGCGGCCTCCTTGTGCCTTGCCGTCCGCGTCGACGGTGTTCAGGTCACCGGCATTGAGATGGACCGGACGCTCGTTCGCCTCGCCGCCGATAACGCCGAGGCGACGGGCGTTGCCGCACGAACGCGGTTCTATCTCGGTGATATCGCCAATCCGCCGGTTCGCTTATCGCCGGCCTCGTTCGACCACGTCATGGCGAACCCGCCTTACGTGGAGCAGGGGACCGGACAGGCCCCGCGCGACCCCAGCCGCGCCCAGGCGATGGTCGAAAGTGGCGTGCGGCTTTCCGGCTGGATCGACTTTTGCCTGCGAATGGTGCGTACTGCCGGTACGGTAACGCTGATCCAGCGGGCCGACCGCCTGGCCGACGTCCTGGCGGGACTGAACGGCCGGCTCGGCGCGCTCGTTATTCAACCGCTTTGGCCCGGCGCCGGTAAGGCCGCCAAGCGTGTCATCGTATCCGGCCAGAAGGGGTCGGGCGCGCCGCTGACGCTGCTGCCCGGCCTCATCCTGCACCAGGCCGGTGGCGCCTATACCGATCAGATCGACGCCATCCTTCGCGATGCGGCGCCGCTTGATCTTGCCGGCTGA
- a CDS encoding GNAT family N-acetyltransferase: MSERALSGAEVRPRPPGLRPSRAAIEGEFVRLEPLEPDEHAGDLYASGHAGEQSLRLWRYLPYGPFRGREPFLAWLGGCATSLDPLFFAVCERRSGRAAGMASLLNIRPVDGVLEIGHVWFAPRLQRTRASTEATFLLLRESFETLGCRRVEWKCDALNEPSRNAALRLGFRFEGIFYRHLIVKTRNRDTAWFSMLSDEWPGRRAVFERWLAPENFDAEGRQRAALRDFAARS, encoded by the coding sequence ATGAGCGAGCGCGCACTGTCGGGAGCCGAAGTGCGGCCGCGCCCTCCGGGCCTGCGGCCGTCTCGCGCGGCGATCGAAGGAGAATTCGTCCGTCTGGAGCCACTGGAGCCGGACGAACACGCCGGAGATCTTTATGCGTCCGGGCACGCCGGTGAACAGAGCCTGCGGCTATGGCGGTACCTGCCCTATGGACCGTTTCGCGGGCGCGAGCCGTTCCTCGCCTGGCTGGGTGGATGCGCGACGTCGCTCGATCCGCTGTTTTTCGCCGTGTGCGAACGGCGGAGCGGTCGCGCCGCCGGCATGGCCAGCCTGCTCAACATCCGGCCGGTCGACGGTGTGCTCGAGATCGGCCACGTCTGGTTCGCTCCGCGGCTGCAGCGCACGCGGGCCTCGACGGAGGCGACGTTCCTGCTGCTGCGCGAGAGCTTCGAGACGCTCGGCTGCCGTCGCGTCGAGTGGAAGTGCGATGCGCTGAACGAGCCATCGCGCAACGCCGCGCTCCGCTTGGGGTTTCGCTTCGAGGGCATCTTCTACCGCCATCTCATCGTCAAGACCCGCAACCGCGATACCGCGTGGTTCTCAATGCTGTCGGATGAATGGCCGGGACGCCGAGCGGTCTTCGAGCGCTGGCTCGCGCCCGAGAACTTCGACGCGGAGGGACGCCAGCGGGCAGCGTTGCGCGACTTCGCGGCTCGCTCTTAA
- a CDS encoding glycine--tRNA ligase subunit alpha gives MAPNRSTFQSLILSLQGFWAERGCVVLQPYDIEVGAGTFHPATTLRALGPEPWRCAYVQPSRRPTDGRYGENPNRLQHYYQFQVLLKPSPPNAQDLYLESLRHLGIDPAVHDIRFVEDDWESPTLGAWGLGWEVWCDGMEVTQFTYFQQVGGIECAPVAVELTYGLERLAMYIQGVENVYDLDWDGCGTTYGDVFLQNEREGSAYNFEYANTEQLFRHFADAEAECQALLALDKPLALPAYDQCIKASHRFNLLDARGVISVTERAAYIGRVRALAKACCEAWLASRGHAA, from the coding sequence ATGGCGCCGAACCGATCCACCTTCCAATCGCTGATCCTATCGCTGCAGGGCTTCTGGGCGGAGCGCGGCTGCGTCGTTCTCCAGCCCTACGACATTGAGGTCGGCGCCGGCACCTTCCATCCGGCAACGACGCTGCGCGCCCTCGGCCCCGAGCCGTGGCGCTGCGCCTATGTCCAGCCGTCGCGGCGGCCGACTGACGGCCGCTACGGCGAGAACCCCAACCGTCTGCAGCACTATTACCAGTTCCAGGTGCTGCTCAAGCCGTCGCCGCCGAACGCGCAGGACCTCTACCTCGAGAGCCTGCGTCACCTCGGCATCGATCCCGCCGTGCACGACATCCGTTTCGTCGAGGACGACTGGGAGAGCCCGACCCTGGGCGCCTGGGGTCTCGGCTGGGAGGTCTGGTGCGACGGCATGGAGGTTACCCAGTTCACCTATTTCCAGCAGGTCGGCGGCATCGAGTGCGCCCCGGTGGCGGTCGAGCTGACCTACGGCCTTGAGCGCCTGGCGATGTACATCCAGGGCGTCGAGAACGTCTATGACCTCGATTGGGACGGCTGCGGGACCACCTACGGCGATGTCTTCCTGCAGAACGAGCGCGAAGGCTCGGCCTACAATTTCGAATACGCCAACACCGAGCAGCTCTTCCGCCACTTCGCCGACGCCGAAGCAGAATGCCAGGCGCTGCTGGCGCTGGATAAGCCCTTGGCGCTACCCGCCTATGATCAGTGCATCAAGGCGAGCCACCGCTTCAATCTGCTGGACGCCCGTGGCGTGATCAGCGTGACCGAGCGCGCCGCCTACATCGGCCGGGTGCGGGCGCTGGCGAAGGCGTGCTGCGAGGCCTGGTTGGCGAGCCGCGGCCATGCGGCCTGA